From a region of the Coffea arabica cultivar ET-39 chromosome 3e, Coffea Arabica ET-39 HiFi, whole genome shotgun sequence genome:
- the LOC113737475 gene encoding uncharacterized protein — protein MTGSSFAAIVNKLEEYDDFVRAGKIVNVSALKSQLDALQGQGSSGKKPQFKKEEGEAAFIWDENPTPRPRFQHKPTYSPYPYYPNPYPVYNTNISRPRPRPNYANPPTAPLQVSQPNFQQTHPRPPYHQRFPPPNRPTYNYPQPTETYNQNRARTFTNLGRPLDQLYEQLKATGKIGVIPPPTYPYGMPTGYNPQATCAYHSGAPGHSTANCRLLKHRVQDMLEAGEIVVRKREEQGPNVSKNPLPEHPDTVGVIMDDKEFEELVRSVSNETEVFGIMDQPFVIEKASYEEDKRPFILDLTPSESAALEPVIIEFPEQVPVLSLRQVPWNYSEPILQIGGKPVLKEEVSLVTRSGMITSPSAASAPVQVSNREPTTKLAVTERKAWDFLKRLKRSEYNVVEQLNKMPAQISILDLLFSSDLHRDALLEVLTKARIPKDISVDNFSHMVENVLAAKQITFSDEELPAEGTGHNKALYVAVRCNGKMLPKVLIDNGSALNICPWSTLVKLGLQDVRLKPSETVVRGFDGAQREPIWEVNLVVEMGPAQFQIACQVMHFPSVYNVLLGRPWIHSSGAVPSSLHQVLKFVVNDQLITIFAEEDCIVIADSEPEEDGDRNASVSSYRAVDIVSVSWVTSKDSKDKIFLPAASVMMAKEMIRGGYEFDKGLGRNLQGMLKPVELIEKKDQFGLGFRPTARDIQEMKARKRAEKEGKLGALDIPPLRYTFPKPAEVITSEFSPIDEVETSLTHLFVGAISQNGPSDDAEFPDIPQGAIHNWTAEYFPVRNEFR, from the coding sequence GCCTTCATATGGGATGAAAACCCTACACCAAGACCCCGATTTCAACATAAACCAACATATTCACCCTATCCCTACTATCCAAATCCTTACCCTGTCTACAATACCAATATCTCGCGCCCCCGACCTCGCCCAAACTACGCCAACCCACCTACGGCCCCTTTACAAGTATCTCAACCTAACTTTCAACaaactcatcctcgacctccttaccaccaaagatttcCCCCACCAAACAGACCCACCTACAACTACCCCCAACCtactgaaacctacaatcaaaatCGTGCTCGAACATTCACCAACCTTGGCAGGCCTTTGGATCAGTTGTATGAGCAATTAAAGGCTACCGGTAAAATAggtgtgattccccctccaacttacccgTATGGCATGCCAACTGGGTATAATCCACAGGCTacttgtgcttatcattcaggaGCGCCTGGTCACTCCACGGCCAATTGTCGACTCCTTAAACATAGGGTTCAAGACATGCTCGAAGCAGGAGAAATCGTGGTTAGGAAAAGAGAAGAGCAAGGACCAAATGTGAGCAAGAACCCCTTGCCGGAGCACCCTGATACTGTCGGAGTTATTATGGATGATAAGGAATTTGAGGAGCTTGTCCGAAGCGTGTCAAATGAGACAGAAGTATTTGGGATAATGGACCAACCTTTTGTGATAGAGAAGGCATCGTATGAGGAAGACAAAAGACCCTTCATTTTAGACCTAACTCCATCCGAAAGTGCGGCCTTAGAACCTGTGATAATTGAATTCCCAGAACAAGTGCCAGTTTTAAGTCTACGACAAGTGCCGTGGAATTATAGTGAGCCCATTTTGCAAATCGGAGGTAAACCAGTTTTGAAGGAAGAAGTGTCTCTTGTTACGAGGTCAGGGATGATTACAAGTCCATCCGCTGCTAGCGCCCCAGTTCAAGTAAGCAATCGTGAGCCGACTACCAAACTTGCAGTGACCGAAAGAAAAGCGTGGGATTTTCTCAAGAGGCTTAAGAGAAGTGAATATAATGTGGTTGAGCAGCTGAACAAAATGCCTGCCCAAATTTCCATCTTAGACTTGCTTTTCTCCTCCGACTTGCATAGGGATGCATTACTTGAAGTGTTGACTAAGGCTCGTATTCCTAAGGATATTTCGGTTGACAATTTCTCGCACATGGTTGAAAATGTATTGGCTGCTAAACAAATCACTTTTTCTGATGAAGAGCTGCCTGCGGAAGGAACTGGTCATAATAAAGCCTTATATGTAGCTGTGAGGTGCAATGGAAAAATGTTGCCTAAAGTATTGATCGACAATGGGTCTGCCCTCAATATTTGTCCTTGGAGCACGTTGGTGAAGTTAGGGCTGCAAGATGTTAGATTAAAACCCTCAGAAACCGTAGTACGAGGATTTGACGGAGCCCAAAGGGAGCCCATATGGGAAGTAAATTTGGTGGTCGAAATGGGGCCCGCTCAATTTCAGATAGCTTGCCAAGTTATGCACTTTCCCAGTGTCTATAATGTTTTACTCGGGCGACCGTGGATTCATAGCTCGGGCGCTGTGCCCTCTTCCTTGCATCAAGTATTGAAATTCGTGGTAAATGACCAGCTGATAACCATTTTTGCTGAAGAAGATTGCATTGTAATTGCCGATTCCGAGCCCGAGGAGGATGGTGACCGAAATGCCTCTGTGTCTTCCTATCGTGCAGTTGATATTGTCTCCGTGAGTTGGGTAACAAGTAAGGACTCAAAAGACAAAATATTTTTGCCAGCggccagtgtcatgatggcCAAGGAGATGATTCGCGGAGGATATGAATTTGATAAGGGGTTGGGACGCAATCTGCAAGGCATGCTGAAGCCCGTGGAACTCATCGAAAAGAAGGACCAATTTGGTTTGGGATTCCGTCCAACTGCTAGGGATATACAGGAGATGAAAGCACGCAAAAGGGCAGAAAAGGAAGGCAAGTTAGGTGCTTTAGACATTCCGCCATTACGCTATACCTTTCCAAAGCCAGCTGAAGTCATTACGTCTGAGTTCAGTCCAATTGACGAAGTGGAGACAAGCTTGACTCATTTGTTTGTGGGAGCAATATCCCAAAATGGCCCGTCAGATGATGCCGAATTCCCAGACATTCCCCAAGGAGCTATACACAACTGGACCGCCGAGTACTTCCCCGTGCGAAACGAGTTTCGGTAA